One window from the genome of Hyperolius riggenbachi isolate aHypRig1 chromosome 6, aHypRig1.pri, whole genome shotgun sequence encodes:
- the LOC137521591 gene encoding zinc finger protein 271-like, producing MMNNPSSMPLAMLDSMENEDTDVKLKSCYKNTEIYTKSPALSCSMVMSNSIQSLHDGMAMKMVSLPKVEASDNPTLTVKEEVNGGEFYQEQPTAKLELKCGLCSEIFHYVSELMFHEQLHRNSSRLECQLCGRQFQSSSNLKDHYNAHTGERPYKCELCAKAFTQSSSLLAHKRTHMMERPYKCEVCGRFFKDVSNFLKHRRLHGQVPGLAQQVQAGGLLLNEKPYACTYCEKAFKRTSDLKDHERVHTGERPYRCRICQKCFTQSSVLTGHMRIHTGERPFHCNICGKTFNNSSNFKKHQRTHSMKDILANVKVENSFQKQPVQSKNGMFYLKGLGDVFFNNSLSNNHHAVTFPKMMLDNEDCKFILEKGPMEVNGSKVLNAGALQLSCAGMSSAVKVKDETFSKLKEEKNEPVVLIDDDDDDVILDSDSSVSNVDSQARRNAGKANSENCIQTKLLKAPGYGYNTTSYVAKNVYRDKNEDAIYVEISDDSTTDDDDDYNANEVVALAKSSFQCQEQDPKKQPMVKLEYSHSAEERGSIEEPTQDKVNGEILKDDSICGATDFIESEHLFMQRTMACWDSQIDYCFEDQDDLQFFEMDPKPYICFVCDKRFKRATDLKEHLRVHTGERPFVCQVCGKGFTQSSALSSHQRIHTGEKPFQCNVCYKRFNNSSNFSKHKRVHTGERPHNCPLCGKSFQEKRRVKRHMKSVHQVQE from the coding sequence ATGATGAATAACCCCTCCTCAATGCCGCTGGCAATGCTTGATAGCATGGAGAATGAAGACACAGATGTGAAGCTAAAGTCCTGCTATAAGAATACTGAGATTTACACTAAGTCCCCTGCATTAAGTTGCAGCATGGTGATGAGTAATTCAATACAAAGCCTTCATGATGGAATGGCTATGAAAATGGTAAGCTTGCCGAAGGTGGAAGCGTCGGACAACCCAACCTTAACTGTCAAAGAGGAGGTAAACGGCGGCGAGTTCTACCAGGAACAGCCCACGGCCAAGTTAGAACTAAAGTGTGGCTTGTGTTCTGAAATATTTCATTATGTTTCAGAGCTGatgtttcatgaacagctccataGAAACAGCAGTCGCTTAGAGTGCCAGCTGTGTGGCCGACAGTTTCAGAGCTCTTCCAACTTGAAAGACCATTACAATGCACATACAGGTGAACGTCCATATAAATGTGAGTTATGTGCCAAAGCCTTCACACAATCTTCCTCTTTGTTAGCTCATAAACGTACTCATATGATGGAGAGACCCTACAAGTGTGAGGTATGCGGAAGGTTCTTTAAAGATGTTTCTAATTTTTTAAAGCATAGACGACTGCATGGCCAGGTACCAGGTTTAGCTCAACAAGTACAAGCAGGGGGCCTGCTCCTGAATGAAAAGCCCTATGCCTGTACATACTGTGAGAAAGCCTTTAAGCGTACTTCCGATTTGAAAGACCATGAGCGTGTCCATACAGGAGAACGTCCTTaccgctgcagaatatgtcaaaaATGCTTCACTCAGTCTTCCGTGTTGACTGGGCACATGCGCATTCACACTGGCGAACGTCCGTTTCACTGTAACATATGTGGCAAAACATTTAACAACTCTTCCAATTTTAAAAAGCACCAGCGGACTCATTCCATGAAGGATATCCTAGCAAATGTTAAAGTGGAAAATAGTTTCCAAAAGCAGCCAGTCCAAAGTAAGAATGGTATGTTCTACCTAAAGGGCCTTGGAGATGTCTTCTTTAATAACAGTTTGAGCAACAACCACCATGCTGTAACTTTTCCTAAAATGATGTTGGACAATGAAGACTGCAAATTCATATTGGAGAAAGGTCCTATGGAAGTTAATGGTAGCAAAGTGCTGAATGCGGGTGCCTTGCAGTTGTCATGTGCTGGAATGTCCAGTGCTGTGAAAGTCAAAGATGAAACCTTTTCCAaactaaaagaagaaaaaaatgaaccggTGGTGCTCAttgatgacgatgatgatgatgtaaTCTTAGATTCAGACAGCTCGGTCTCCAACGTTGACAGTCAAGCTAGAAGGAATGCAGGTAAAGCTAATTCTGAAAACTGCATCCAGACAAAACTGTTAAAGGCCCCAGGATATGGCTATAACACTACTTCCTATGTAGCAAAGAATGTGTACCGTGACAAAAACGAGGATGCAATCTATGTAGAAATATCAGATGATAGCActactgatgatgatgatgattataatgCTAATGAAGTTGTTGCCCTTGCCAAAAGTTCATTCCAGTGCCAGGAGCAAGATCCCAAGAAACAACCAATGGTAAAATTGGAATATTCTCATTCTGCAGAAGAGAGAGGTTCTATTGAGGAACCCACACAAGATAAAGTAAACGGTGAGATTTTAAAAGATGATAGTATTTGTGGTGCTACAGACTTCATTGAATCCGAACACCTGTTTATGCAGAGGACCATGGCATGTTGGGACTCCCAAATAGATTACTGTTTTGAAGACCAAGACGACCTGCAGTTTTTTGAAATGGACCCCAAACCATACATTTGTTTTGTGTGCGACAAACGGTTTAAAAGGGCTACAGATCTAAAGGAACACTTGCGGGTCCACACTGGGGAGCGTCCGTTTGTGTGCCAAGTTTGCGGTAAAGGCTTCACACAGTCATCGGCCCTTTCAAGCCATCAACGTATCCATACTGGGGAGAAACCCTTCCAGTGCAATGTGTGTTATAAAAGGTTTAACAACTCTTCCAACTTCTCGAAGCACAAGCGGGTTCACACCGGAGAACGCCCCCACAACTGTCCACTCTGCGGGAAAAGTTTTCAGGAAAAACGCCGGGTTAAGCGGCACATGAAATCTGTTCACCAAGTCCAGGAGTGA